One Vitis riparia cultivar Riparia Gloire de Montpellier isolate 1030 chromosome 4, EGFV_Vit.rip_1.0, whole genome shotgun sequence genomic window carries:
- the LOC117912195 gene encoding GDP-mannose transporter GONST1 isoform X2, with the protein MEDTGTVIRSGERSYNLHETNGVLDQVSSPLRREVLNRSVFSMKPLGSEETDLEDGKLEKDREKSVRSNRVVRIHNQALLSGFAYCISSCSMILVNKFVLSSYDFNAGISLMIYQNLVSVIVVTVLSFFGLITTEPLTWKLIKVWLPVNVIFVGMLVTSMFSLKYINVAMVTVLKNVTNVITAVGEMYLFNKHHDNRVWAALFLMIISAISGGITDLSFNGIGYTWQIINCFLTASYSLTLRRVMDTAKQVTKSGNLNEFSMVLLNNTLSMPLGVILMFVFNEVDYLSTTPLLRLPTFWLVMTLSGFLGLAISFSSMWFLHQTGATTYSLVGSLNKIPLSVAGIVLFHVPTSLENSASIFFGLVAGVFFAKAKMRERSQS; encoded by the exons GTCAGTATTTTCAATGAAGCCTCTGGGAAGTGAAGAAACAGACTTGGAAGATGGGAAGTTGGAAAAGGATAGAGAGAAATCAGTACGAAGTAACAGGGTAGTTAGAATACACAATCAGGCTTTATTGTCTggctttgcatattgcatctCATCCTGCAGTATGATTCTGGTTAACAAGTTTGTCCTTTCCAGCTATGATTTTAATGCCGGGATATCTTTGATGATCTACCAG AATCTCGTCTCAGTGATTGTTGTTACTGTATTGAGTTTTTTCGGCCTAATAACAACAGAACCGCTTACATGGAAGCTGATTAAGGTCTGGTTGCCTGTGAATGTTATATTTGTTGGGATGCTTGTTACAAGCATGTTTAG CCTGAAGTACATTAATGTCGCTATGGTCACAGTTTTGAAGAATGTTACTAATGTGATAACTGCTGTTGGTGAAATGTATCTTTTCAATAAGCATCATGACAACAGAGTCTGGGCTGCTCTCTTCTTAATG ATCATTTCAGCAATTTCTGGAGGAATTACTGATCTATCTTTTAATGGTATTGGCTATACATGGCaaattattaattgtttctTGACCGCATCATATTCT ttGACCCTACGTAGGGTCATGGACACAGCCAAGCAAGTAACAAAATCTGGAAACTTGAATGAGTTTTCAATGGTCTTGCTAAATAACACACTTTCAATGCCTCTTGGGGTTATCCTTATGTTTGTGTTCAATGAGGTGGATTATCTCTCTACAAC GCCACTTTTGAGGCTGCCTACCTTCTGGTTGGTGATGACACTGAGCGGATTTTTGGGTCTAGCAATCAGCTTCTCTTCTATGTGGTTTCTTCATCAAACAGGGGCTACCACATACAG CCTTGTGGGGTCATTAAATAAGATTCCTCTATCTGTTGCTGGCATTGTTCTATTCCATGTCCCTACTAGTTTGGAGAACTCTGCAAGCATCTTCTTTG GTCTAGTAGCGGGAGTATTTTTTGCCAAAGCCAAAATGAGGGAGAGATCTCAATCCTGA